In a genomic window of Sulfuriferula nivalis:
- a CDS encoding WD40 repeat domain-containing protein — MLSLAFSHDDQYLVSGNNNIRTRKTIQVWKLSTNELVQQVETTGRFGAPLSMAFSPDGTSLAACGGWDLLILNVNDK; from the coding sequence GTGTTGTCACTGGCTTTTAGTCATGACGACCAGTATCTGGTTTCTGGGAACAACAATATCCGTACGCGTAAAACGATCCAAGTTTGGAAATTAAGCACGAATGAACTCGTGCAACAGGTTGAAACCACGGGCAGATTTGGTGCACCTCTTTCCATGGCATTTTCTCCAGATGGGACAAGTCTAGCGGCATGCGGTGGATGGGATTTGCTGATATTGAACGTAAATGATAAATGA